Proteins from one Deinococcus actinosclerus genomic window:
- a CDS encoding YceD family protein encodes MTDSPRIHLGALMRSTLDDAQAEGHLDHLQYEQGGETQTLRFASPAPFEVEVNTLGGSEMYLQGSFEPVLIMECARCLRDVEVPLEIELGTLMRYDPSAEQPYLEEAESGEEVLVFGDPDLDLSAYLAETTLLNAPLSVLHDEACRGLCQVCGHDLNEGPCEHMAQVPVEEIDDELGTPAGSLHAKQNPFAALADLKLPED; translated from the coding sequence ATGACGGATTCACCTCGGATTCACCTGGGTGCGCTGATGCGATCCACGCTGGACGACGCGCAGGCAGAAGGGCACCTTGATCACCTCCAGTACGAGCAGGGCGGTGAGACGCAGACGCTGCGTTTCGCCTCTCCCGCGCCGTTCGAGGTGGAAGTCAACACGCTGGGTGGCTCGGAGATGTACCTGCAGGGTTCCTTCGAGCCTGTGCTGATCATGGAGTGCGCCCGCTGCCTGCGGGACGTGGAAGTGCCGCTGGAGATCGAGCTGGGCACCCTGATGCGCTACGACCCCTCGGCCGAGCAGCCGTACCTGGAGGAGGCCGAGTCGGGTGAGGAGGTGCTGGTGTTCGGGGATCCGGATCTGGATCTCAGCGCCTATCTGGCCGAGACGACGCTGCTGAATGCGCCGCTGAGCGTGCTGCACGACGAGGCCTGCAGGGGGCTGTGTCAGGTGTGTGGGCACGACCTGAACGAGGGGCCGTGCGAGCACATGGCGCAGGTGCCGGTCGAGGAGATCGACGACGAACTGGGTACCCCGGCCGGGTCGCTGCACGCGAAGCAGAATCCGTTCGCGGCCCTGGCGGATCTGAAGCTCCCGGAGGACTGA
- a CDS encoding bifunctional folylpolyglutamate synthase/dihydrofolate synthase, with protein MTDSGGLSGDLAWVFARQRFGMHPGLGRVEALLARLGNPQRAFQTVLVGGTNGKGSTAASLAAMLRAGGVRAGLFTSPHLTRFTERFVVDGAELPEATVAAALAELRPHAEEAGASFFEVITALGALLFRRAGVDVAVMEVGLGGRLDATNALDPVLSVLTNVGLDHTEVLGDTREAIAREKAGILRAGRPAVTGVAADLRPILRAEGADLWALGEEAHLSVQGRGWDGSDVTVDSPAGTVTLRTPLLGAHGAANAGLAALAALRLGLSPEAVRAGAQATQWPGRLEVTPWRGTRVLLDGAHNPDGAQAVAAALRELGVERLPLVFGAAGDKDLAGVAAALRPLASEVILTRAALSPRAADPASLAPLFPDVPLTLTDTPQAALAALAARRAPQALVCGSLYLLGEVRPLLFGETSEGRERWQ; from the coding sequence ATGACTGACTCTGGTGGCCTCTCTGGTGATCTGGCGTGGGTGTTCGCGCGGCAGCGCTTCGGGATGCACCCGGGCCTGGGGCGGGTCGAGGCGCTCCTCGCCCGGCTGGGGAACCCGCAGCGGGCCTTCCAGACGGTCCTGGTGGGCGGCACGAACGGCAAGGGTTCCACGGCCGCGTCCCTGGCAGCGATGCTGCGCGCCGGGGGCGTGCGTGCAGGGCTGTTCACCAGTCCGCACCTGACGCGCTTCACAGAGCGCTTCGTGGTGGACGGCGCGGAGCTCCCGGAGGCGACGGTCGCGGCGGCACTCGCCGAGCTGCGCCCGCACGCGGAGGAGGCGGGAGCGTCGTTCTTCGAGGTCATCACGGCGCTCGGGGCGCTGCTGTTCAGGCGGGCGGGCGTGGATGTCGCCGTGATGGAGGTCGGCCTGGGCGGGCGGCTAGACGCCACGAATGCCCTCGATCCGGTGCTGAGCGTGCTGACGAACGTGGGCCTGGACCACACCGAGGTGCTGGGCGACACCCGCGAGGCGATCGCGCGGGAGAAGGCGGGCATCCTGCGCGCGGGGCGTCCGGCGGTGACGGGTGTGGCGGCCGACCTCCGACCCATCCTGCGGGCCGAGGGCGCGGACCTGTGGGCGCTGGGCGAGGAGGCTCACCTGAGTGTCCAGGGGCGCGGCTGGGACGGCTCGGACGTGACAGTGGACAGTCCAGCCGGGACGGTCACGCTGCGCACGCCGCTGCTGGGCGCGCACGGCGCGGCGAACGCGGGACTGGCGGCGCTGGCGGCCCTGCGCCTGGGCCTGAGCCCGGAGGCGGTACGGGCTGGGGCGCAGGCGACGCAGTGGCCCGGGCGGCTGGAGGTCACCCCCTGGCGCGGCACGCGGGTGCTGCTGGACGGCGCGCACAACCCCGACGGCGCGCAGGCGGTCGCGGCGGCCCTGCGGGAGCTGGGGGTCGAGCGGTTGCCACTCGTGTTCGGCGCGGCGGGTGACAAGGACCTCGCGGGCGTGGCGGCGGCCCTGCGGCCCCTGGCGTCCGAGGTGATCCTCACGCGGGCCGCGCTGAGCCCCCGCGCGGCGGACCCGGCCAGCCTCGCGCCCCTCTTCCCGGACGTGCCGTTGACACTCACGGACACTCCGCAGGCGGCGCTGGCCGCCCTGGCCGCCCGGCGCGCCCCGCAGGCGCTGGTGTGCGGCAGCCTGTACCTGCTGGGCGAGGTCCGCCCCCTGCTGTTCGGAGAAACCAGCGAGGGCCGTGAACGCTGGCAGTGA
- a CDS encoding helix-turn-helix domain-containing protein: MKLHERLRELRSERGLRLKDVAETAGISVPYLSDLERGRTNPSLETLQTLAGAYAITVHDLLEGVEFYGASTEGALPKGLADLVADPTLGPQITPDWVRTLSRIELRGKRPRDKQDWYEIYLHLKRILN, from the coding sequence ATGAAACTGCACGAAAGACTCCGCGAACTGCGCAGCGAACGCGGGCTGCGGCTCAAGGACGTCGCCGAGACCGCCGGGATCAGCGTCCCGTACCTCAGTGACCTCGAACGCGGCCGCACCAACCCCAGCCTGGAAACCCTCCAGACCCTGGCCGGCGCGTACGCCATCACCGTTCACGACCTGCTCGAAGGGGTCGAGTTCTACGGTGCGTCCACCGAGGGCGCGCTGCCCAAGGGCCTCGCCGACCTGGTCGCCGACCCCACCCTGGGCCCGCAGATCACGCCCGACTGGGTCCGCACCCTGTCCCGCATCGAGCTGCGCGGCAAACGGCCCCGCGACAAGCAGGACTGGTACGAGATCTACCTGCACCTCAAACGCATCCTGAACTGA
- a CDS encoding polymer-forming cytoskeletal protein — MGVETRQTGDGRAWLELLHREADGDLTPAETELLRALPTEVQTQRERLARVAPALRAGPGLPRSVAAAVAREVHLSARLVSLPLPGTLAPQVAAEVALAARLTDAPALPRSVAAAVVRDVRLEQALERTPAIPRSVAASVAREVRLGAQLATPPLPRSVAANVVRDLRMGTTLTRPTMPASVAAAVTQQVRHTPPEVLSPAPAAAAALIGNRPRNPAPLIMVVSLLVALTLLAVSTAWPNLAAGALVLQTLLAQVSPLAGVGLLLLLLTSAAVTWRPAPATQRFGGLAFALSAALTLPALYGLVAHGTVSFGRDVVVHGAVQGNVIAAGGNVLLAPDARVEGEVVTLLGDIRRETGSEVGGTVTALLGQVPGDREARQIQAPSGLGAVTAAAFRPVLGWLGGAAWPQVFVGLTGGALLLLFVSGLAPLLARRQRHAPVRTLALGVLSLAALLGPAGGLALAGLLGPALLAAALAVLLIAVGLSVSAYDAGRALAYRAHLPVPDAVGALVGLSAVAASLSLPPLAFALALVGGTWGAGTLLLSRSGTPAEVRAA; from the coding sequence ATGGGCGTGGAGACTCGACAGACGGGGGACGGGCGGGCGTGGCTGGAGCTGCTGCACCGCGAGGCGGACGGTGACCTGACCCCCGCCGAGACGGAGCTGCTGCGCGCCCTGCCCACGGAGGTGCAGACGCAGCGTGAGCGGCTGGCGCGGGTGGCGCCTGCTCTGCGGGCCGGGCCGGGGCTGCCGCGCAGTGTGGCAGCGGCCGTGGCGCGCGAGGTGCACCTGTCGGCCCGACTGGTCTCCCTTCCCCTGCCCGGCACGCTCGCCCCGCAGGTCGCAGCGGAGGTGGCGCTCGCTGCGCGGCTGACCGACGCCCCCGCCCTGCCACGCAGCGTGGCGGCGGCCGTCGTGCGGGACGTGCGACTGGAGCAGGCCCTGGAGCGGACACCCGCGATCCCCCGCAGCGTGGCCGCCAGCGTGGCGCGCGAGGTCCGCCTGGGCGCGCAGCTGGCGACCCCGCCGCTGCCGCGTTCGGTGGCGGCCAACGTCGTGCGGGATCTACGCATGGGGACAACCCTGACCCGGCCGACCATGCCGGCCAGTGTCGCGGCGGCTGTAACGCAGCAGGTGCGCCACACGCCCCCAGAGGTACTGTCGCCCGCCCCGGCGGCGGCAGCCGCGCTGATCGGGAACCGCCCCCGCAACCCGGCACCGCTGATCATGGTGGTGTCGCTGCTCGTGGCGCTGACGCTGCTGGCCGTTTCGACCGCGTGGCCGAACCTCGCGGCGGGCGCGCTGGTCTTGCAGACGCTGCTCGCTCAGGTCTCGCCGCTGGCGGGCGTGGGGCTGCTGCTGCTCCTGCTGACCAGTGCCGCCGTCACCTGGCGGCCTGCACCGGCCACGCAGCGCTTCGGTGGACTGGCCTTCGCACTCAGTGCGGCATTGACCCTGCCGGCCCTGTACGGCCTGGTCGCGCACGGCACGGTCAGTTTCGGTCGGGACGTGGTGGTGCACGGCGCGGTGCAGGGGAACGTGATCGCGGCCGGCGGGAATGTCCTGCTCGCTCCGGACGCCCGGGTGGAGGGTGAGGTCGTGACTCTGCTGGGCGATATCCGCCGCGAGACGGGGTCGGAGGTCGGCGGGACCGTCACGGCGCTGCTGGGGCAGGTCCCCGGGGACCGGGAGGCGCGCCAGATTCAGGCCCCGAGCGGCCTGGGGGCCGTGACTGCCGCTGCGTTCCGCCCGGTCCTGGGCTGGCTGGGCGGCGCGGCGTGGCCGCAGGTGTTCGTGGGCCTGACCGGCGGGGCGCTGCTGCTGCTGTTCGTCTCAGGGCTCGCGCCGCTGCTGGCGAGGCGGCAACGACACGCCCCGGTGCGGACGCTGGCGCTGGGCGTGCTGTCGCTGGCGGCGCTGCTGGGCCCGGCGGGCGGACTGGCGCTGGCCGGGCTGCTGGGTCCGGCCCTGCTGGCGGCGGCGCTGGCCGTGCTGCTGATCGCCGTGGGCCTGAGTGTCAGTGCGTACGACGCCGGCCGGGCCCTGGCCTACCGCGCGCACCTGCCCGTTCCCGACGCGGTGGGGGCGCTGGTGGGCCTGAGTGCGGTAGCGGCCAGCCTGAGCCTCCCACCGCTGGCGTTCGCGCTGGCGCTGGTGGGGGGCACCTGGGGCGCGGGCACGCTGCTGCTGAGCCGCTCGGGCACCCCGGCTGAAGTGCGGGCGGCCTGA
- a CDS encoding manganese-dependent inorganic pyrophosphatase yields the protein MLAVFGHLNPDTDAITAALVYARLLTRQGVDATAHRLGDLNFETAFVLREAGVEAPALLPELPAGAAVALVDHNESAQSVANLAELNVTRVVDHHKLGDLTTTQPPYLRFEPVGCTGTILLKLHREAGLSVEALDARLMLSAILSDTLHFRSPTTTQEDRDAVAFLAPVAGVEDVEAYALAMFAAKSDLGDTPADTLLRMDYKVFPFGDVAAPHSWGIGVIETTNPGYVFGRQAELLAAMDQAKAQDGLSGVLLSVVDILNETNRTLVLSATEEKVLREAFGAGVDGQVADLGGRISRKKQIVPTLEEYFAPQG from the coding sequence ATGCTTGCTGTCTTTGGTCACCTGAATCCCGATACCGATGCCATCACGGCCGCGCTGGTGTACGCGCGGCTCCTGACCCGCCAGGGCGTGGACGCGACCGCGCACCGCCTAGGCGACCTGAATTTCGAGACGGCATTCGTGCTGCGCGAGGCCGGTGTAGAGGCGCCGGCCCTGTTGCCCGAGCTCCCCGCCGGTGCAGCGGTGGCGCTGGTCGATCACAACGAGAGCGCCCAGTCCGTGGCGAACCTCGCGGAGTTGAATGTGACGCGCGTGGTGGATCACCACAAGCTGGGTGACCTGACGACCACGCAGCCGCCCTACCTGCGTTTCGAGCCGGTGGGCTGCACCGGCACGATCCTGCTGAAGCTGCACCGTGAGGCGGGCCTGAGTGTGGAGGCGCTGGACGCCCGGCTGATGCTCAGCGCGATCCTGAGTGACACGCTACACTTCCGCAGCCCCACTACCACCCAGGAGGACCGCGACGCCGTGGCCTTCCTGGCACCCGTGGCGGGCGTCGAGGACGTGGAGGCGTACGCGCTGGCGATGTTCGCCGCGAAGAGTGACTTGGGCGACACGCCGGCCGACACGCTGCTGCGCATGGACTACAAGGTGTTCCCGTTCGGTGACGTGGCCGCGCCGCACAGCTGGGGCATCGGCGTGATCGAGACCACCAACCCCGGGTACGTGTTCGGGCGTCAGGCGGAACTGCTCGCGGCGATGGATCAGGCGAAGGCGCAGGACGGGCTGAGTGGCGTGCTGCTGAGTGTCGTGGACATCCTGAACGAGACGAACCGCACGCTGGTCCTGAGTGCCACCGAGGAAAAGGTGCTGCGTGAGGCCTTCGGCGCCGGGGTGGACGGTCAGGTGGCGGATCTGGGCGGGCGGATCAGCCGCAAGAAGCAGATCGTGCCGACGCTGGAAGAGTACTTCGCCCCCCAGGGCTGA
- a CDS encoding carboxypeptidase M32, whose amino-acid sequence MTTFDELSRRLGQVSDLGAAASLLSWEQETFMPPEAARVRGLQLATLAGLSHELFTAPETGALLDGVQAEGDTQAAVVRVAQRDYAKATRLPTAFVEERTRAQNEAHHAWVHARAHSDFASFAPYLDRMMDLARRQADLRGFEDHPYDALIDDYEPGMRAAQVKAVFADLRDRTLPLLGKIRAAGDAADYSVLTRPFPAGAQKEFAWRVAGEAFGLTGDFARQDESAHPFQSNFSRSDIRITTRVEDYWPACLFGTWHETGHAMYERGVHERWERTPVSAGASLGVHESQSRMFENLLGRSLPFWQRYFPQLQEAAPQVAAGLDAAGLYRAVNRVQPSLIRVEADEVTYNFHVMLRFELELALLEGSLSVRDLPEAWNAKVQAYLGLTPPDDASGVLQDIHWSAGLIGYFPTYTLGNLLSVQLLEAARQDADIAAGIDRAEYGLLRAWLVEQVHQHGRSLSPAELTVQATGRPLSADPYVAYLTRKYGEIYSLS is encoded by the coding sequence ATGACCACCTTCGATGAACTGAGCCGCCGCCTGGGTCAGGTGAGCGACCTGGGTGCCGCCGCGAGCCTGCTGTCCTGGGAGCAGGAGACATTCATGCCGCCCGAGGCGGCCCGCGTGCGCGGCCTGCAACTGGCGACCCTGGCGGGCCTCTCGCATGAACTGTTCACCGCGCCCGAGACCGGCGCGCTGCTGGACGGCGTGCAGGCCGAGGGTGACACGCAGGCGGCGGTCGTGCGGGTCGCGCAGCGGGACTACGCGAAGGCCACCCGCCTCCCGACCGCGTTCGTGGAGGAACGCACCCGCGCGCAGAACGAGGCGCACCACGCCTGGGTGCACGCCCGCGCGCACAGCGACTTCGCGTCCTTCGCGCCGTACCTGGACCGCATGATGGACCTCGCGCGCCGTCAGGCCGATCTGCGCGGCTTCGAGGATCACCCCTACGACGCCCTGATCGACGACTACGAGCCCGGCATGCGCGCCGCGCAGGTGAAGGCCGTCTTCGCGGACCTGAGGGACCGCACGCTGCCGCTGCTCGGGAAGATCCGCGCCGCCGGGGACGCCGCCGACTACAGCGTCCTGACCCGCCCGTTCCCCGCCGGGGCGCAGAAAGAGTTCGCGTGGCGCGTGGCGGGCGAGGCCTTCGGACTGACCGGCGACTTCGCCCGGCAGGACGAGAGCGCGCACCCCTTCCAGTCGAACTTCAGCCGCAGCGACATCCGCATTACGACCCGTGTGGAGGACTACTGGCCCGCGTGCCTGTTCGGCACGTGGCACGAGACCGGGCACGCCATGTACGAGCGCGGCGTGCATGAACGCTGGGAGCGCACCCCGGTGTCCGCCGGGGCGAGCCTGGGCGTGCACGAGAGCCAGTCGCGGATGTTCGAGAACCTGCTGGGCCGCAGCCTGCCGTTCTGGCAGCGCTACTTCCCGCAGCTTCAGGAGGCCGCGCCGCAGGTCGCGGCGGGCCTGGACGCGGCCGGACTGTACCGCGCGGTGAACCGCGTGCAGCCCAGCCTGATCCGCGTGGAGGCCGACGAGGTCACGTACAACTTCCACGTGATGCTGCGCTTCGAACTGGAACTCGCGCTGCTGGAGGGCAGCCTGAGCGTGCGTGACCTGCCGGAGGCGTGGAACGCGAAGGTGCAGGCGTACCTGGGGCTCACCCCGCCTGACGACGCGTCGGGTGTGCTGCAGGACATCCACTGGTCGGCGGGATTGATCGGGTACTTCCCGACGTACACGCTGGGGAACCTCCTGAGCGTGCAGCTGCTGGAGGCCGCCCGCCAGGACGCGGACATTGCGGCGGGGATCGACCGCGCCGAGTACGGCCTGCTGCGCGCGTGGCTGGTCGAGCAGGTGCATCAGCACGGGCGTAGCCTGTCGCCTGCCGAGCTGACCGTGCAGGCGACCGGGCGGCCCCTGAGTGCCGATCCGTACGTGGCTTACCTGACACGCAAGTACGGCGAGATCTACAGCCTGAGCTGA
- a CDS encoding glucose-1-phosphate thymidylyltransferase, which produces MKAIIPAAGLGTRLRPLTYTRPKPVLRVAGQPIIAHAIHTLVQAGITDIGIVVSDITRDEIQHALHGLPDVQITLIDQHQQLGLGHAVLTAREWVGQDDFCVYLGDNLFEHGATPFVRQFQQDRPTALIALVEVPDPTAFGVAQLKGNRIIRLVEKPKVPPSNLAVAGLYCFTPEIFRMLDGMPASARGEYEITDGIQRLIDAGLTVQGQPVQGWWKDTGRPADLLDANRLLLEQLEGDIQGEVTDSRITGRVVIPASTRVIRSKIVGPVMLGEGVVIEDAYIGPFTSIGSGTVVRGAEVEHSVVDEEAQIENVSKRLQDCLIGVRAQVRGGRTVPRTHKLTISDASLVELA; this is translated from the coding sequence ATGAAAGCCATCATTCCTGCGGCGGGATTGGGCACGCGCCTACGCCCCCTGACCTACACCCGCCCCAAGCCCGTTCTCAGGGTGGCCGGCCAGCCCATCATCGCCCACGCGATTCACACACTGGTGCAGGCCGGCATCACCGATATCGGCATCGTCGTGTCCGACATCACGCGGGATGAAATTCAGCACGCCCTGCACGGGCTCCCGGACGTTCAGATCACGCTGATCGATCAGCATCAGCAGCTTGGCCTCGGTCACGCCGTCCTCACGGCCCGCGAGTGGGTCGGTCAGGATGATTTCTGCGTCTACCTAGGGGACAATCTCTTCGAGCACGGCGCCACACCGTTCGTGCGGCAGTTTCAGCAGGACCGGCCCACGGCCCTCATTGCCCTGGTCGAGGTGCCGGATCCCACGGCGTTCGGCGTCGCGCAGCTGAAGGGCAACCGGATCATCCGGCTGGTCGAGAAGCCCAAGGTTCCACCCAGCAACCTCGCGGTGGCCGGCCTGTACTGCTTCACCCCGGAGATCTTCAGGATGCTCGATGGCATGCCGGCGTCGGCGCGGGGCGAATATGAGATCACCGACGGCATCCAGCGGCTCATCGATGCGGGGCTGACCGTGCAGGGTCAACCCGTTCAGGGGTGGTGGAAGGACACTGGGCGCCCCGCTGATCTGCTGGATGCCAACCGGCTGCTCCTGGAACAGCTGGAGGGCGATATTCAGGGTGAGGTCACCGATTCCCGGATCACGGGGCGGGTGGTCATTCCAGCGTCGACCCGCGTGATCCGCAGCAAGATCGTCGGCCCGGTCATGCTGGGTGAGGGCGTCGTGATCGAGGACGCGTACATCGGGCCTTTTACCAGTATCGGTTCGGGCACGGTGGTGCGCGGCGCCGAGGTCGAGCACAGCGTGGTGGACGAGGAGGCGCAGATCGAGAATGTCAGCAAGCGCCTCCAGGACTGCCTGATCGGCGTGCGCGCCCAGGTCAGGGGTGGCCGCACCGTGCCGCGTACCCACAAGCTCACCATCAGCGACGCCAGCCTCGTCGAACTCGCCTGA
- the moaC gene encoding cyclic pyranopterin monophosphate synthase MoaC translates to MVDVSEKVATAREATAEAWVRLPPEARAALEAGTNPKGDPLTVARLAGLAGCKRTADLITLCHPIPVSGADVRVTLEDAGVYVWARVRTTAPTGVEMEALTAVTVAALNVYDMLKAASKAIEVTGVRLLGKSGGKSGNYTARPAGGPDSAPGTSGEG, encoded by the coding sequence ATGGTGGACGTCTCGGAGAAGGTCGCCACGGCGCGCGAGGCGACCGCCGAGGCCTGGGTGCGGCTGCCGCCTGAGGCGAGGGCCGCACTCGAGGCGGGCACCAACCCGAAGGGTGACCCGCTGACGGTGGCGCGGCTGGCGGGACTGGCGGGCTGCAAGCGCACGGCGGATCTGATCACGCTGTGCCACCCGATTCCAGTGTCCGGCGCGGACGTGCGCGTGACGCTGGAGGACGCGGGCGTGTACGTGTGGGCGCGGGTCCGCACGACCGCCCCGACCGGCGTGGAGATGGAGGCCCTGACGGCCGTGACGGTGGCGGCGCTGAACGTGTACGACATGCTCAAGGCGGCCAGCAAAGCCATTGAGGTGACGGGCGTGCGCCTGCTGGGCAAGAGCGGCGGCAAGAGCGGCAACTACACGGCCCGCCCCGCAGGTGGACCAGACAGCGCGCCGGGAACTTCCGGCGAAGGTTGA